GACCCCGCGACTGACTCCGGCGAAAACACTGGAGGAACTGGTCAAGGCAATTCAGGCACCGCGGACGATCATTCTGATGGTGCCCGCCGGTGCGCCGGTCGATCAGCAGATCAAGGCCCTCGCGCCATTGCTCGAACAGGGCGATCTGATCATCGATGCGGGGAATGCGAATTTCGCGAATACCGAAAGACGCACCGAAGAGGCCGCCGGTCAGCTTTATGATTTCATGGGGATCGGTGTTTCCGGCGGTGAGGAAGGTGCGCGTCATGGGCCCTCGATCATGGTCGGGGGTCAGCAGGAACATTGGGATCGTGTCGGTGAGATGTTGCAGGCGATCTCTGCCAAATATGAGGGGACACCCTGCGCGGCGCTGATGGGCAGCGGCGGAGCGGGGCATTTCGTCAAGATGGTCCATAACGGCATCGAATATGCCGATATGCAGATGATCGCGGAAAGCTATGCGCTGATGCGGGACGGGCTGGATCTGGGCACGGACCGCATCGCCGCGATCTTCGAGACCTGGAATGAGGGCCGGCTGGCCTCTTACCTGATCGAGATTTCGGGCAAGGTCGCCCGTGCAACCGATCCGATTTCGGGCGGGCCGATACTGGATGAAATCCGCGATACGGCGGGCCAGAAAGGCACCGGACGCTGGACGGCAATCGAGGCGCAGCAGCTTGGCGTTCCGGTTCCGGTCATCGAGGCGGCTGTCGCTGCCCGCAACCTGTCCTCGCGGATCGATGAGCGCAAGAAAGGGGCTGAGACATTCGGAGCGATGCCCAAGGCGCTTCCCGAAGGCTCTGTCGACCCCGATCTGCTTGAGCGGGCGCTGATCGCCGGGAAGATCCTCTGCTATGCG
This sequence is a window from Paracoccus aerodenitrificans. Protein-coding genes within it:
- the gndA gene encoding NADP-dependent phosphogluconate dehydrogenase → MDDKPGYGLIGLGTMGAALALNIAEKGYPIAVFNRTGSKTDEFIADAGDLTPRLTPAKTLEELVKAIQAPRTIILMVPAGAPVDQQIKALAPLLEQGDLIIDAGNANFANTERRTEEAAGQLYDFMGIGVSGGEEGARHGPSIMVGGQQEHWDRVGEMLQAISAKYEGTPCAALMGSGGAGHFVKMVHNGIEYADMQMIAESYALMRDGLDLGTDRIAAIFETWNEGRLASYLIEISGKVARATDPISGGPILDEIRDTAGQKGTGRWTAIEAQQLGVPVPVIEAAVAARNLSSRIDERKKGAETFGAMPKALPEGSVDPDLLERALIAGKILCYAQGFQMLAQAAKQYSWDLPMSTIARIWREGCIIRSDMLNDMATALETAPDGNLIFAEPFTGLLRENEQALRDVVLAATGAGIAVPALASGLWWFDLMRTPRTPANMIQGQRDFFGAHGYERLDGKDAPHGPWGSAAG